In one window of Ostrinia nubilalis chromosome 21, ilOstNubi1.1, whole genome shotgun sequence DNA:
- the LOC135082372 gene encoding asparagine--tRNA ligase, cytoplasmic, with translation MPESGEIYTSDKTGSDEAGDGTAEKPFKTVLQAMRHAGKEPFPTIYVDSKDDGKQYDVAAKSQLKKIQKIWVRENYKAADKAKAEEESNDKRQQNLEDAKKIEIKEDPSLPKAKVVKIFQASEYRGQRICVRGWVHRLRRQGKALTFLTLRDGSGYLQCVLHGVLCQTYNALVLSTESSVTLYGKLEAVPEGKTAPGGHELTADYWELVGLAPPGGADAILNEEALPDVQLDNRHIMIRGENTSKVLRARAAVTRAFREHFASRHYTEVTPPTLVQTQCEGGSTLFKFSYFGEQAYLTQSSQLYLETCLASLGDVYCIAQSYRAEQSRTRRHLAEYSHVEAECPFITFEDLLNRLEDLVVDVVDRVLASPEGQLVYELNPNFKKPQRPFKRMAYTEAIEYLREHNITKEDGSFYEFGEDIPEMPERKMTDEIGVPILLCKFPAEIKSFYMSRCDDDERLTESVDVLMPGVGEIVGGSMRIWDHEELMEGYKREGIDPSPYYWYTDQRKFGSVPHGGYGLGLERFLCWLLDRYHIRDVCLYPRFLERCTP, from the exons ATGCCGGAAAGCG gtGAGATTTATACGTCTGATAAGACCGGGAGCGATGAGGCCGGGGATGGGACAGCTGAGAAGCCTTTTAAGACCGTTCTGCAGGCCATGCGACACGCTGGAAAGGAGCCCTTCCCTACTATTTACGTCGACTCGAAAGACGATGGGAAACAGTATGACGTCGCTGCGAAGTCCCAATTAAAGAAGATCCAGAAAATATGGGTCAGAGAGAACTACAAAGCGGCTGATAAAGCGAAGGCCGAGGAGGAGTCCAACGACAAGAGACAGCAGAACCTTGAAGATGCGAAGAAAATCGAAATTAAAGAGGATCCAAGTCTGCCGAAAGCTAAAGTCGTGAAGATTTTCCAAG CCTCCGAATACCGTGGCCAACGCATATGCGTCCGTGGATGGGTGCATCGTCTCCGAAGACAGGGTAAAGCCCTAACCTTCTTAACTCTCCGCGATGGTTCCGGATACCTGCAGTGTGTACTACACGGAGTGCTCTGTCAGACGTACAACGCTCTTGTGCTGTCAACGGAGTCATCGGTGACATTGTACGGAAAGTTAGAAGCTGTGCCAGAAGGAAAGACG GCACCAGGAGGTCATGAACTCACAGCCGACTACTGGGAACTGGTAGGCCTGGCCCCGCCCGGTGGAGCTGATGcaattctcaacgaggaagcctTGCCCGACGTGCAATTAGATAACAG GCACATAATGATCCGAGGCGAGAACACTTCCAAAGTGCTGCGAGCGCGTGCGGCCGTCACGCGAGCCTTCCGGGAACACTTCGCGTCGCGTCACTACACTGAAGTCACTCCGCCCACGCTGGTACAAACGCAGTGCGAAGGAGGCAGCACCTTGTTCAAGTTTAGCTACTTTGG CGAGCAAGCATACCTGACCCAAAGCTCGCAGCTGTATCTCGAGACGTGTCTGGCGTCTCTCGGCGACGTGTACTGCATTGCGCAGTCCTACCGCGCAGAGCAGTCGCGCACCAGGAGACATTTGGCCGA ATACAGCCACGTAGAGGCCGAATGTCCCTTCATCACGTTCGAGGATCTGCTAAACCGGCTTGAGGACCTGGTGGTGGACGTGGTGGACCGAGTCTTGGCCTCACCTGAGGGACAGCTGGTCTACGAACTGAACCCTAACTTCAAG AAGCCGCAGAGGCCGTTCAAGCGCATGGCCTACACCGAGGCCATCGAATACTTGCGGGAACACAACATCACTAAGGAGGATGGGTCTTTCTACGAGTTCGGAGAG GACATTCCCGAGATGCCAGAGCGCAAGATGACAGACGAGATCGGCGTCCCGATCCTCCTGTGCAAGTTCCCGGCGGAGATCAAGTCGTTCTACATGTCCCGGTGCGACGACGACGAGCGGCTGACGGAGTCTGTGGACGTGCTCATGCCGGGCGTGGGCGAGATCGTCGGCGGCTCCATGAGGATATGGGACCACGAGGAGCTCATGGAAG GCTACAAGCGCGAAGGCATCGACCCGTCGCCGTACTACTGGTACACGGACCAGCGCAAGTTTGGCAGTGTCCCGCACGGTGGCTACGGACTTGGCCTGGAGCGATTCCTGTGCTGGCTTCTGGATCGCTACCACATCCGCGACGTGTGCCTCTACCCGCGCTTCCTGGAGCGCTGCACGCCATAA